Proteins found in one Erythrobacter sp. KY5 genomic segment:
- the recF gene encoding DNA replication/repair protein RecF has product MALAKITLQNFRNHAASELAETAHFNLLVGENGAGKTNVLEAISLLSPGRGLRRANLAELARKAPGDTPPGAFAIGASLIEQGQVSARIGTYTEAERPTRRLVRINGADASASALSEWHAVSWLTPAMDGLFTDSAGARRRFVDRMALAIEPGHAKAVNQLEIALRERNRLLEERGDARWLDAIEAQAAQHGSVVAATRSRLIAMLSDELTAFPPEPFARPILTYRPGGPLSPEELLAEFARARPRDRAAGRALTGPHRDELEVVMMGTGQPAASCSTGEQKVMLIAITLAHGVLASSGRPSVLLLDEVAAHLDPVRRKALFDRLRAGKAQVWMTGTELAPFAEIEEEAAVWRVSGGALERI; this is encoded by the coding sequence AATGGCGCTGGGAAAACCAACGTTCTCGAAGCGATTTCGCTGCTCAGTCCGGGCCGGGGCCTGCGCCGTGCGAACCTTGCAGAGCTCGCGCGCAAAGCCCCCGGCGACACGCCGCCCGGAGCCTTCGCCATCGGGGCCAGCCTGATCGAGCAGGGACAGGTGTCCGCCCGCATCGGCACCTATACTGAGGCCGAGCGCCCCACCCGCCGTCTGGTACGCATCAACGGAGCCGATGCGAGCGCCAGCGCGCTCTCAGAATGGCATGCGGTTTCCTGGCTCACCCCGGCAATGGATGGCCTATTCACCGACAGCGCAGGTGCACGCAGGCGCTTTGTCGACCGGATGGCGCTCGCGATTGAGCCGGGGCACGCAAAGGCGGTGAACCAGCTCGAGATCGCGCTACGCGAAAGAAACCGCCTTCTCGAAGAACGCGGCGATGCGCGCTGGCTCGACGCGATCGAGGCACAGGCGGCGCAGCATGGCAGCGTGGTTGCCGCCACCCGCTCGCGCCTGATTGCGATGCTGAGCGACGAATTGACGGCATTCCCGCCCGAACCCTTTGCCCGCCCGATCCTGACCTATCGCCCCGGCGGGCCTCTCTCTCCCGAGGAACTGCTTGCCGAGTTTGCCCGCGCCCGCCCACGCGACCGGGCCGCAGGACGCGCGCTGACCGGGCCGCATCGCGATGAATTGGAAGTGGTGATGATGGGAACCGGCCAGCCTGCCGCGTCGTGTTCCACCGGCGAACAAAAGGTGATGCTGATAGCCATCACCCTTGCTCACGGCGTCCTTGCCTCGTCGGGCCGACCGAGCGTCCTTCTGCTGGACGAAGTCGCCGCCCACCTCGACCCCGTGCGTCGCAAAGCGCTGTTCGACCGCCTGCGCGCCGGAAAGGCTCAGGTCTGGATGACCGGAACCGAACTCGCACCCTTTGCCGAGATCGAGGAGGAAGCCGCCGTGTGGCGGGTCAGCGGTGGGGCGCTGGAGCGGATTTAA
- a CDS encoding arylesterase, whose product MPPLQKRIPLFFGFSAALLLAACGSEAPVEAPRTEPGAIAEGELAVPVMGEEVRILAFGDSLFAGYNLAEPEGYPERLEAALRGRGINARVIDAGVSGDTSAAGRDRLQFVLDGQGEKPDLFILELGGNDLLRGLSPDETRANFDAMLTTLREREIPVLLMGMRAPPNYGPEYQAQFDAMYRELAQQYDTALIPFWLEDIYEDQSLFQNDRIHPTAEGIEALVASTVDEVQAALPEDAGEG is encoded by the coding sequence ATGCCCCCCTTGCAGAAACGTATACCCCTCTTTTTTGGTTTCAGCGCGGCGCTTTTGCTGGCCGCCTGCGGCTCCGAAGCTCCCGTAGAAGCGCCCCGAACCGAACCGGGCGCAATTGCCGAAGGAGAGCTTGCTGTGCCCGTCATGGGCGAGGAAGTGCGCATCCTTGCCTTCGGCGACAGCCTGTTCGCCGGCTACAATCTGGCCGAACCCGAAGGATATCCCGAGAGGCTCGAAGCGGCCCTGCGCGGGCGCGGTATCAATGCGCGCGTGATCGACGCAGGGGTGTCGGGCGACACAAGCGCTGCCGGGCGCGACCGGCTCCAATTCGTGCTCGATGGGCAGGGGGAAAAGCCTGACCTTTTCATTCTGGAGCTGGGCGGCAACGATTTGCTGCGCGGTCTTTCACCCGATGAAACGCGTGCCAATTTCGACGCAATGCTGACCACCTTGCGCGAGCGCGAGATCCCCGTGCTGCTGATGGGAATGCGCGCGCCGCCAAACTACGGGCCGGAATATCAGGCGCAGTTCGATGCGATGTATCGCGAGCTGGCGCAGCAATATGACACGGCGCTCATCCCGTTCTGGCTCGAAGACATTTACGAGGATCAGAGCCTGTTCCAGAACGATCGCATCCATCCCACGGCAGAGGGGATCGAGGCACTGGTCGCATCGACGGTGGACGAAGTGCAGGCGGCTTTGCCCGAAGACGCTGGCGAAGGTTAA
- a CDS encoding ABC transporter ATP-binding protein, whose amino-acid sequence MAICARNLTLTLGSNAAPVDILKGIDLDIAHGEVVALLGPSGSGKSSLMAVLSGLERASGGDLTVAGQDFARLDEDGLAAARRGRIGIVLQAFHLLPTMTAAENVATPMELAGSDDATPRAEAELNAVGLGHRIDHYPTQLSGGEQQRVAIARATAPRPSLIFADEPTGNLDVATGEEIVDLLFARRAETGATLLIITHDPLLAEKCDRVLTMADGVIVSDTRTDIAAASEAAE is encoded by the coding sequence ATGGCGATCTGTGCCCGAAATCTGACCCTTACGCTCGGCAGCAATGCTGCGCCGGTGGATATCCTTAAGGGGATCGATCTCGATATCGCCCATGGAGAAGTGGTCGCGCTGCTCGGGCCTTCGGGTTCGGGCAAAAGCTCGCTCATGGCGGTCCTTTCGGGCCTTGAACGCGCGAGCGGCGGTGATCTGACGGTCGCCGGACAGGATTTCGCCAGGCTCGACGAAGACGGCCTGGCCGCTGCACGCCGGGGGCGGATCGGGATCGTGCTTCAGGCATTTCACCTCCTGCCGACCATGACTGCGGCGGAAAACGTCGCCACCCCGATGGAACTGGCCGGAAGCGACGATGCCACCCCGCGCGCCGAGGCGGAACTGAACGCCGTGGGTCTGGGCCACCGGATCGACCACTACCCCACCCAGCTTTCCGGCGGCGAGCAACAGCGCGTTGCCATCGCCCGCGCCACCGCCCCGCGCCCCAGCCTGATCTTCGCTGATGAGCCGACCGGCAATCTCGACGTTGCGACGGGCGAGGAGATTGTGGACCTGCTGTTTGCCCGCCGTGCGGAAACCGGCGCGACCTTGCTCATCATCACACACGACCCGCTGCTCGCCGAGAAATGCGACCGCGTGCTGACCATGGCGGACGGCGTGATCGTCTCCGACACCCGCACGGATATCGCTGCGGCCAGCGAGGCCGCGGAGTGA
- a CDS encoding ABC transporter permease, producing MSAKVDAGGLTWGGAWHIARRDLNARFKGLRLLLVCIFLGTAALAAIGTLTASIERELQSSGQALLGGDLEVEVWQRDLTEEELGTLGEYGQLSGGYRLQAMATTDDAAAPVELKAVDDAWPLYGNFTLVDGREPGAPSANDAFLAQGALDRLDIAVGEEFRIGTMTLRAAGVIEDEPDRLSEGFQLGPTVLVAKDIPAAAGLLQPGSLYQSKYRIAFEDQSDDPEAIEEALTEAFPNAGFDFRNRDRASPGADRFVRQMSDFLTLVGLAALVIAGIGIAGGVSSYLDQRRASIATLKVLGASSRDIVRVYALQIAVAAVAGSALGLATGVLVTPILGMALEGLLPVESGFVIEPAPLLLAGAYGLLVAFAFAAAPLLRARSFPAMALMRSRIVPLARDKRALIVTGLGIAAICALALLTTAQPLLSGGFLIGAGGALVLLAGLGLGLQWVARKLPRPSNPLLRSALANIHRPGAPTSALVTALGFGLAAFVLLAAIQSAIDGNIQSRVPQEAPDYFVLDVPVEGEDRFYELIQEPFPDAAIRTVPTMRGAILAFGPEDDMQVVAELEEIPEGAWALRGERGITYSDTAPTGSRVVEGEWWSPMHDGEALVSIDKEFADAAGLGVGDMLTIGILGSERDVRIANLREIDWETMGFNFALVFSRNAIADAPHKLSATIELPEGADTQQRGELLRALVREYPSSSVVEVGEVLVQARTLLEQVGLATLAAAAVAVLAGLAVLMGAIAAARAARTYDTVVLRVLGASRRQILGLQLAEYGLIASALALVALALGSGLAWVIITQLFEFDWLPDWGAVLAVLGLGLAMVLAFALGGSLPLLRAKPAQALREL from the coding sequence GTGAGCGCCAAGGTCGACGCGGGCGGCTTGACCTGGGGCGGCGCGTGGCACATCGCCCGGCGCGACCTCAATGCGCGGTTCAAGGGCCTGCGGCTGCTGCTGGTCTGCATATTCCTTGGTACGGCAGCGCTTGCCGCCATCGGAACGCTCACCGCTTCGATCGAACGCGAGCTGCAATCTTCGGGTCAGGCGCTTCTGGGCGGCGATCTTGAGGTCGAGGTGTGGCAGCGCGACCTCACCGAAGAGGAACTGGGCACTCTGGGCGAATATGGCCAGCTGTCGGGCGGATACCGCCTGCAAGCCATGGCGACCACTGACGACGCTGCCGCCCCTGTAGAACTGAAGGCCGTCGATGACGCCTGGCCGCTTTATGGCAACTTCACGCTTGTCGATGGCCGCGAACCGGGCGCGCCGAGTGCTAACGATGCCTTCCTCGCGCAAGGCGCTCTCGACCGCCTCGACATCGCTGTGGGCGAAGAATTCCGCATCGGCACGATGACCCTGCGCGCAGCGGGCGTCATCGAGGACGAACCTGACCGCCTTTCGGAAGGCTTCCAGCTTGGCCCGACTGTCCTGGTGGCCAAAGACATCCCGGCGGCGGCAGGACTGCTGCAACCCGGATCGCTTTACCAAAGCAAGTACCGCATCGCGTTCGAGGATCAGTCCGACGATCCCGAAGCCATCGAGGAAGCCCTGACAGAAGCGTTCCCCAATGCAGGCTTCGACTTCCGCAACCGCGACCGCGCCTCGCCCGGCGCGGATCGGTTCGTGCGGCAGATGAGCGACTTTCTGACGCTGGTGGGCCTCGCCGCGCTGGTGATTGCCGGGATCGGCATTGCAGGCGGCGTCTCGTCCTATCTCGACCAGAGGCGTGCGAGCATCGCGACCCTCAAGGTGCTCGGCGCATCATCGCGCGATATCGTGCGCGTCTATGCGCTTCAGATTGCCGTTGCAGCCGTTGCAGGCAGCGCGCTGGGCCTTGCAACCGGGGTGCTGGTGACGCCGATCCTCGGCATGGCACTGGAAGGTTTGCTCCCGGTGGAAAGCGGCTTTGTGATCGAACCGGCGCCCCTGCTTCTGGCGGGCGCTTACGGGCTGCTGGTCGCCTTTGCCTTCGCCGCTGCGCCGCTGCTGCGCGCACGGTCCTTCCCCGCGATGGCTCTCATGCGCAGCCGGATCGTGCCGCTCGCGCGCGACAAGCGTGCGCTTATCGTCACCGGTCTTGGCATTGCGGCGATCTGTGCGCTTGCTCTTTTGACCACGGCGCAGCCGCTGCTTTCCGGCGGCTTCCTGATCGGAGCGGGCGGTGCGCTGGTGCTGCTTGCGGGTCTCGGGCTTGGCCTTCAATGGGTCGCTCGCAAATTGCCGCGTCCTTCCAACCCGCTTCTGCGCAGCGCGCTAGCCAACATCCACCGCCCCGGCGCGCCGACATCGGCGCTCGTCACGGCGCTTGGTTTCGGCCTTGCAGCTTTCGTCCTGCTCGCCGCGATCCAGAGCGCGATTGACGGCAATATTCAGAGCCGCGTCCCGCAAGAAGCGCCCGATTATTTCGTGCTGGACGTGCCGGTCGAGGGCGAAGATCGCTTTTACGAGCTTATCCAGGAGCCATTCCCCGACGCCGCCATCCGCACCGTCCCCACGATGCGCGGCGCAATCCTCGCCTTTGGCCCCGAAGACGACATGCAGGTGGTCGCCGAACTTGAGGAAATTCCCGAGGGCGCGTGGGCCCTTCGCGGTGAGCGCGGGATCACCTATTCCGACACCGCCCCGACCGGCAGCCGGGTGGTCGAGGGCGAATGGTGGAGCCCGATGCATGACGGCGAAGCCCTGGTTTCCATCGACAAGGAGTTTGCCGACGCGGCAGGCCTTGGGGTCGGCGACATGCTGACCATCGGCATCCTCGGCTCTGAACGCGACGTTCGCATCGCGAACCTGCGCGAAATCGATTGGGAGACGATGGGTTTCAATTTCGCGCTGGTCTTTTCGCGCAACGCCATTGCCGATGCCCCGCACAAGCTATCCGCGACGATCGAACTGCCCGAAGGCGCGGACACACAGCAGCGCGGCGAATTGTTGCGCGCTCTGGTTCGCGAATATCCGTCAAGCTCGGTGGTCGAGGTGGGCGAAGTGCTGGTGCAGGCGCGCACGCTGCTGGAGCAGGTGGGCCTTGCGACCCTTGCCGCGGCTGCGGTCGCGGTGCTGGCAGGGCTTGCGGTTCTGATGGGAGCGATCGCCGCTGCACGTGCCGCCCGAACCTACGATACGGTGGTCCTGCGGGTGCTGGGAGCGAGCCGGCGACAGATCCTTGGCCTGCAACTGGCAGAGTATGGCCTGATTGCCAGCGCTCTCGCGCTGGTCGCACTGGCGCTTGGATCGGGGCTTGCCTGGGTTATCATCACCCAGCTGTTCGAATTCGACTGGCTGCCCGATTGGGGCGCTGTGCTCGCGGTGCTGGGCCTTGGCCTTGCCATGGTGCTTGCCTTTGCGCTGGGCGGCTCGCTGCCGCTGCTGCGCGCCAAGCCTGCACAGGCGCTTCGCGAACTCTAA
- a CDS encoding TonB-dependent receptor, giving the protein MRSPVSGTAGSYRFALLAGAGALALTAPGVAMAQQVDSDDADQLALELEDESSSNVIIVTASKREQTLQETPISVSVTSGETLEQAQIRDVLDLQTVTPSLRVSQLQTSSASTFIIRGFGNGDNNFGVEPSVGVFIDGVFRSRSAGALSDLNNVQRIEVLNGPQSTLFGKNASAGVISIVTREPQFDFGGSVEASYGNFNNLFLRGDVTGPISDNIAFSLDGTYQNRDGTAEIVNLGVDQNDRNRWSARGQLLIEPTPDFTIRAIADYSRIDEVCCQVGTVVFGPTAPALNLLGGQVQTFDTFFDRTANLNIVPENEVDNYGGSIQMDYETDMGLSFTSITAYRELKNFFRSDIDYTAADIANEQRDQEVKTFTQEFRITSDFDGPINFLLGGFYFDETITQLSQVENGSQIRDFFEILAGGNPADVLAGNPSVFNGVEAGLGLQQESIFLTPLLSDENFRMENTAYSIFGTIDFEPVDGLVFTIGGNYTDDSKDFALSANMPDPLANVNLVDAFITLATAGGVTTRDQFQALPAAQQAGLLAVATTPCPPGTPPGTPTCNPFVALSPFQFQPPFLNVPNAVEDGQTNDDEFTYLLRAAYEVSPEINVYLSYATGFKASSVNLSRDSRPLGSDFVAGPGNSTFAAPSSPIINAGIATANLVSGTRFAGPEETEVYEVGIKGQFDGVGFNLAIFDQAIEGFQSFAFTGTGFALRNAGKQSVRGFEFDTTINPTDGLVLTFAVTHLDPLFDSFVGSVVGDLTGERPAGIPAWAIATSATYTHEWDSGTRLITRLDYNHESNEDINNGLPTFNAALGNTQIFRREVNLVNGAITLALNSGLELGLWGRNLLDDEYILTVFDGVAQSGTVSGYPNQPRTYGGLVRFRF; this is encoded by the coding sequence ATGCGTTCACCTGTTTCCGGCACCGCCGGGTCGTATCGTTTTGCGCTGCTCGCTGGCGCTGGTGCTCTTGCCCTGACCGCGCCCGGCGTCGCGATGGCGCAGCAAGTCGACAGCGACGATGCTGATCAGCTCGCACTTGAGCTCGAAGACGAAAGCAGCTCCAACGTCATCATAGTTACCGCATCGAAGCGCGAACAGACGCTTCAGGAAACGCCGATTTCGGTCAGCGTCACCAGCGGCGAAACGCTTGAGCAGGCGCAGATCCGCGACGTGCTCGACCTGCAGACGGTTACTCCGTCGCTGCGTGTCAGCCAGCTTCAGACTTCGTCGGCCTCGACCTTCATTATTCGCGGCTTCGGTAACGGCGACAACAACTTCGGTGTCGAGCCTTCGGTCGGCGTCTTCATCGACGGCGTGTTCCGTTCGCGCAGCGCCGGTGCCCTGTCCGACCTCAACAACGTCCAGCGCATCGAAGTCCTGAACGGTCCGCAATCGACCCTGTTCGGCAAGAACGCATCGGCCGGCGTCATCTCGATCGTCACGCGCGAACCGCAATTCGACTTTGGCGGCAGCGTCGAGGCGTCTTACGGCAACTTCAACAACCTGTTCCTTCGCGGCGATGTAACCGGCCCGATCAGCGACAATATCGCATTCTCGCTCGACGGAACTTACCAGAACCGCGACGGTACGGCTGAGATCGTCAATCTCGGTGTTGACCAGAACGATCGCAATCGCTGGTCTGCCCGCGGTCAGTTGCTGATCGAGCCCACGCCCGATTTCACCATTCGCGCAATCGCCGACTATTCGCGCATCGACGAAGTGTGCTGTCAGGTCGGCACCGTGGTGTTCGGCCCCACCGCTCCGGCGCTCAATTTGCTGGGCGGCCAGGTGCAGACGTTCGACACCTTCTTCGACCGCACGGCCAATCTCAACATCGTGCCAGAAAACGAGGTCGACAATTATGGCGGCTCGATCCAGATGGATTACGAGACCGATATGGGCCTCTCGTTCACCTCGATCACGGCCTACCGCGAGCTGAAGAACTTCTTCCGCTCGGACATTGATTACACCGCAGCCGACATCGCGAACGAACAGCGCGACCAGGAGGTCAAGACCTTCACGCAGGAATTCCGCATCACGTCGGATTTCGACGGTCCGATCAACTTCCTGCTTGGTGGCTTCTACTTCGATGAAACGATCACCCAGCTGAGTCAGGTCGAAAACGGGTCGCAAATCCGCGATTTCTTTGAAATTCTGGCTGGCGGAAATCCTGCCGATGTCCTCGCTGGCAATCCGAGTGTATTCAACGGGGTTGAAGCCGGCCTCGGTCTGCAGCAGGAATCGATCTTCCTGACACCGCTCCTTTCGGATGAAAACTTCCGGATGGAAAACACGGCATACTCGATCTTCGGTACGATCGATTTCGAGCCCGTTGACGGCCTCGTCTTCACGATCGGCGGTAACTACACCGACGACAGCAAGGATTTTGCCCTGTCGGCAAACATGCCCGATCCGCTCGCAAACGTGAACCTGGTCGATGCCTTCATCACTCTGGCGACCGCTGGCGGCGTGACAACCCGCGACCAGTTCCAGGCTCTGCCCGCTGCACAGCAGGCCGGGCTTCTGGCGGTTGCGACGACTCCATGCCCTCCCGGTACGCCTCCGGGCACGCCGACCTGCAACCCGTTCGTTGCGCTCTCGCCGTTCCAGTTCCAGCCGCCTTTCCTCAATGTGCCCAACGCGGTCGAGGATGGTCAGACGAATGATGACGAATTCACCTACCTGCTGCGTGCAGCCTATGAGGTGTCGCCGGAGATCAACGTCTATCTGAGCTACGCAACCGGCTTCAAGGCGAGCTCGGTCAACCTGTCGCGCGACAGCCGCCCGCTGGGTAGCGATTTTGTGGCAGGACCGGGCAACTCGACCTTCGCAGCGCCTTCAAGCCCGATCATCAACGCAGGTATCGCCACGGCAAACCTCGTTTCGGGAACGCGCTTTGCCGGTCCTGAAGAAACCGAAGTCTATGAAGTCGGCATCAAGGGTCAGTTCGACGGGGTTGGCTTCAACCTCGCGATCTTCGACCAGGCGATCGAAGGCTTCCAGAGCTTTGCCTTCACCGGCACGGGCTTTGCGCTGCGCAATGCGGGTAAGCAGTCGGTCAGGGGCTTCGAGTTCGACACCACGATCAACCCGACCGACGGTCTTGTTCTGACCTTCGCCGTCACGCATCTCGATCCGCTGTTCGACAGCTTCGTCGGATCGGTCGTGGGCGACCTTACGGGCGAACGTCCGGCAGGCATTCCGGCCTGGGCGATTGCCACGTCGGCGACCTACACTCACGAATGGGACAGCGGCACGCGCCTGATCACTCGCCTCGATTACAATCACGAATCGAACGAGGACATCAACAACGGCCTGCCGACCTTCAATGCGGCTCTGGGCAACACCCAGATTTTCCGCCGCGAAGTGAACCTCGTCAACGGCGCGATCACGCTCGCCCTGAATAGCGGGCTCGAACTCGGCCTCTGGGGCCGCAACCTGCTCGACGATGAATATATCCTCACCGTGTTTGACGGTGTGGCGCAATCGGGCACGGTCTCGGGCTATCCCAACCAGCCGCGCACCTATGGCGGCCTGGTTCGCTTCCGCTTCTGA
- the typA gene encoding translational GTPase TypA yields MPKAPSSLRNVAIIAHVDHGKTTLVDQLFRQSGTFRENQRIEERAMDSGDLEKERGITILAKCTSVEWEAPDGEVTRINIVDTPGHADFGAEVERILSMVDGVILLVDSAEGAMPQTKFVTGKALALGLKPIVVVNKIDRPDGRPQEVLDEVFDLFASLDANDEQLDFPSLWASGRDGYASNDETAREGDLQPLFQLIVDHVPEPGLEENAPFSFLATLLDRDNFMGRVITGRVQSGTLKINDPIHAIDIAGNVVETGRATKLLSFRGLERVPVESAKAGDIIALAGLEKATVANTICDPSVTEPIAAQEIDPPTLAMQFSVNDSPLAGREGDKVTSRMIRDRLLREAETNVAIRVTESDQKDAFEVAGRGELQLGVLIETMRREGFELGISRPKVLFREEDGQRTEPYETVVIDVDDEHSGTVVEKMQKRKADLTEMRPSGIGKTRITFSAPSRGLIGYHGEFLSDTRGTGIMNRLFEKYGPYKGQIDGRNNGVLISNGDGESNAYALNMLEERGELFVGPQMKLYEGMIIGENAKPDDLEVNPMKAKQLTNIRSSGKDDSIRLTPPRRMTLEQSIAYIDDDEMVEVTPKSIRLRKTLLCPHERKKARRSK; encoded by the coding sequence ATGCCCAAGGCCCCCTCCTCGCTTCGAAATGTCGCCATTATTGCGCACGTTGACCACGGCAAGACCACTCTGGTGGACCAGTTGTTCCGCCAATCGGGGACTTTCCGCGAGAATCAGCGGATCGAAGAACGCGCAATGGACTCGGGCGATCTTGAAAAAGAACGCGGGATCACGATCCTCGCCAAATGCACCAGCGTCGAATGGGAAGCCCCCGACGGCGAAGTGACCCGTATCAATATCGTCGACACTCCGGGCCACGCCGACTTTGGCGCCGAAGTGGAGCGTATTCTGAGCATGGTCGACGGGGTGATCCTGCTGGTCGACAGTGCAGAAGGCGCAATGCCGCAGACCAAATTCGTCACCGGCAAGGCGCTAGCGCTGGGCCTCAAGCCGATCGTCGTCGTCAACAAGATCGACCGTCCCGATGGCCGCCCGCAGGAAGTGCTCGACGAAGTGTTCGACCTGTTCGCATCGCTCGACGCGAACGACGAACAGCTCGACTTCCCCTCGCTCTGGGCGTCGGGCCGCGATGGTTACGCATCGAATGACGAGACCGCGCGCGAGGGCGACCTTCAGCCGCTGTTCCAGCTTATCGTCGACCATGTGCCCGAGCCGGGTCTTGAAGAAAACGCACCGTTCAGCTTCCTTGCAACGCTGCTCGACCGCGACAATTTCATGGGCCGCGTGATTACGGGCCGCGTCCAGTCCGGCACGCTCAAGATCAACGACCCGATCCACGCAATCGACATCGCCGGTAACGTCGTCGAAACGGGGCGCGCGACCAAGCTGCTTTCATTCCGCGGCCTTGAGCGCGTTCCGGTCGAAAGCGCCAAGGCGGGCGACATCATCGCGCTTGCCGGCCTCGAAAAGGCGACCGTTGCGAATACGATCTGCGACCCGTCGGTCACCGAACCGATCGCGGCGCAGGAAATCGACCCGCCAACGCTCGCCATGCAATTCTCGGTCAACGATTCCCCCCTCGCAGGCCGCGAAGGCGACAAGGTGACGAGCCGCATGATCCGCGACCGCCTGCTGCGCGAAGCGGAAACCAACGTGGCCATCCGCGTCACCGAAAGCGATCAGAAGGACGCCTTCGAAGTCGCCGGGCGCGGTGAACTTCAGCTCGGCGTGCTGATTGAAACAATGCGCCGCGAAGGGTTCGAGCTGGGCATCAGCCGTCCCAAGGTGCTGTTCCGCGAGGAAGACGGCCAGCGCACCGAGCCTTACGAAACGGTCGTCATCGACGTCGATGACGAGCATTCGGGCACTGTCGTCGAGAAGATGCAGAAGCGCAAAGCCGACCTCACCGAAATGCGCCCCTCGGGCATCGGCAAGACCCGCATCACCTTCTCCGCCCCGTCGCGCGGCCTCATCGGCTATCACGGTGAATTCCTGTCCGACACGCGCGGCACCGGCATCATGAACCGCCTGTTCGAAAAGTACGGCCCATACAAAGGCCAGATCGACGGCAGGAATAATGGCGTCCTCATTTCCAATGGCGATGGCGAGTCCAATGCCTATGCGCTCAACATGCTCGAAGAGCGCGGCGAATTGTTCGTGGGCCCGCAGATGAAGCTCTATGAAGGCATGATCATCGGCGAGAACGCGAAGCCGGACGACCTCGAAGTCAACCCGATGAAGGCCAAGCAGCTCACCAACATCCGTTCGTCGGGCAAGGATGATTCCATCCGCCTTACCCCGCCGCGCCGGATGACGCTGGAACAGTCGATTGCGTATATCGACGACGATGAAATGGTCGAAGTCACGCCCAAGTCGATCCGTCTGCGCAAGACCCTGCTCTGCCCGCATGAGCGCAAGAAGGCCAGAAGAAGCAAATAG
- a CDS encoding LysR family transcriptional regulator, with the protein MDDWDDFRLILAIARYGTLRSAASELGLTHTTVSRRLAALQARRGQVFDKVPGGYAPSPLGKALIEVAQEMEELSLKGERFERASNPDLAGAIRLSLPEAIAQYLLLEDLVEFSQTHAAIDLQIETSSRFADLDRCEADVVVRGAKDPPGHLVGRRLFPNCVTYHGQRDYLASTPPEKLRWIAPSPEARTPGWLEKSPYPNAPIVLSLDDVTARHRALVTGLGLSRGACFMADPEPDLVRLPGADPEPLQDIWVLTHPDLRDTPRIRALMEHIIQAMMRKKDLVTGALG; encoded by the coding sequence ATGGATGATTGGGACGATTTTCGGCTGATCCTCGCGATTGCGCGTTACGGTACCCTGCGAAGCGCGGCGAGCGAACTTGGCCTGACTCACACCACCGTCTCGCGCCGGCTGGCTGCGCTTCAGGCAAGGCGAGGGCAGGTCTTCGACAAGGTGCCCGGCGGCTACGCGCCGTCTCCTCTTGGAAAAGCCTTGATCGAAGTTGCTCAGGAGATGGAAGAGCTGTCGCTTAAGGGTGAGCGGTTCGAACGGGCGAGCAACCCGGACCTTGCAGGGGCGATACGGCTGTCGCTGCCGGAAGCGATCGCGCAATACCTCTTGCTGGAGGATCTGGTCGAATTCTCGCAGACCCATGCGGCAATCGACCTTCAGATCGAGACGAGTTCGCGTTTTGCCGATCTCGACCGCTGCGAGGCGGACGTGGTGGTGCGCGGTGCGAAAGATCCGCCGGGGCATCTGGTCGGCAGGCGGCTTTTTCCCAATTGCGTCACCTATCACGGCCAGCGCGATTATCTCGCCTCGACCCCGCCAGAAAAGCTGCGCTGGATAGCGCCAAGCCCGGAGGCGCGCACGCCCGGTTGGCTGGAAAAGTCACCCTATCCCAATGCTCCAATTGTGCTGAGCCTCGACGATGTGACCGCCCGCCACCGCGCGCTGGTCACGGGTTTGGGGCTCAGTCGCGGGGCATGCTTCATGGCCGATCCGGAGCCGGACCTCGTTCGCCTGCCGGGCGCTGATCCCGAGCCTTTGCAGGATATCTGGGTACTCACTCACCCGGACCTCAGAGACACGCCGAGGATCCGGGCGTTGATGGAGCATATCATCCAGGCGATGATGCGAAAGAAAGACCTGGTGACCGGGGCGCTGGGCTGA